The following proteins are encoded in a genomic region of Hippocampus zosterae strain Florida chromosome 2, ASM2543408v3, whole genome shotgun sequence:
- the mdfic2 gene encoding myoD family inhibitor domain-containing protein 2 encodes MTTSPSLAPEMHFMELGGKVNAECDGSPLTCLGQETHIGWDGPRILEACSEGLKTSSSSSSSSVFSSDDSPEPVTDEDCAGILLACLHCRFPEFMHLLVDTFDRAVGHCFPSVNRVTESIEGDHQGWECLTCNLGLDWNFCNSCQDSAELLELAMEISEVCYR; translated from the exons ATGACAACGTCTCCTTCACTTGCTCCCGAGATGCATTTTATGGAGCTTGGGGGAAAAGTCAATGCCGAGTGTGATG GGAGCCCCCTCACCTGCTTAGGGCAGGAAACGCACATCGGGTGGGATGGACCCAGAATCTTGGAAGCATGCTCGGAGGGATTGAagacaagcagcagcagcagtagcagtAGTGTGTTTTCCTCTGATGATTCACCAGAGCCTGTCACTGACG AGGACTGTGCAGGAATTCTGCTGGCTTGTCTGCATTGTCGCTTCCCTGAGTTTATGCACCTGCTGGTGGACACATTCGACCGGGCTGTCGGCCATTGCTTTCCTTCAGTGAATCGTGTCACCGAATCTATTGAGGGCGACCATCAGGGATGGGAGTGCCTGACCTGCAACCTGGGACTGGACTGGAACTTCTGCAACTCCTGCCAGGACTCAGCAGAACTTCTCGAGCTGGCCATGGAGATATCAGAAGTATGCTATCGCTGA